A single region of the Paraburkholderia megapolitana genome encodes:
- a CDS encoding substrate-binding domain-containing protein: MIKIECRAQLVVRDADGREASLTDVVPLLAFVDEAGSIAQAATLKGLSYRHAWGLLRSIEERLGGPLIAKERGRGSVLSELGQAVLRSQRLCGERLGGNMQALASEVASDLNRWLAPPADDVRIHASHGYAVATLVTALVANDVPVDIKYRDSAEAVTALARGECDLAGFHVPRGEFRTACADTYRRWLDPQRHVLIHLTRRKQGLFLARGNPKRIGGLGDLSRDDIRFVNRQPGSGTRLLLDLALRRIGIDPDRVNGYASAELTHSAIAAFVASGMADVGFGVEPAAHHFGLDFIPVVDEDYYFACDRTRLQRPPLATVIDLLRGEPFVSSVARLAGYDPVECGKVFDLDAGLRGTDA; the protein is encoded by the coding sequence ATGATCAAGATCGAATGCCGGGCGCAACTGGTCGTGCGCGATGCGGACGGCCGCGAAGCCAGCCTGACGGATGTCGTGCCGCTGCTGGCTTTTGTCGATGAAGCGGGCAGCATTGCCCAGGCTGCCACGCTCAAGGGTTTGTCCTACCGTCATGCGTGGGGCTTGCTGCGCAGCATCGAGGAGCGCCTGGGCGGTCCACTGATCGCGAAGGAGCGGGGCCGCGGCTCGGTGCTGTCGGAACTGGGACAGGCGGTGCTGCGCTCGCAGCGCCTGTGCGGCGAACGGCTTGGCGGCAACATGCAGGCGCTCGCGAGCGAAGTAGCAAGCGATCTGAACCGCTGGCTCGCTCCGCCCGCCGACGATGTGAGGATCCACGCATCGCACGGTTACGCGGTCGCGACGCTGGTAACCGCGCTCGTCGCTAACGACGTACCCGTCGACATCAAGTATCGCGACAGCGCGGAAGCCGTTACGGCGCTTGCGCGCGGCGAATGCGATCTGGCCGGGTTTCATGTGCCGCGCGGCGAATTCCGTACGGCGTGTGCAGACACATACCGCCGCTGGCTCGATCCGCAGCGTCACGTGCTGATTCATCTGACGCGGCGCAAACAGGGGCTTTTTCTGGCGCGCGGCAATCCGAAGCGGATCGGCGGATTGGGCGACCTGTCGCGCGACGACATTCGCTTCGTCAACCGGCAGCCCGGCTCCGGCACGCGGCTGCTGCTCGATCTCGCGTTGCGCCGCATCGGTATCGATCCCGATCGGGTCAACGGTTATGCATCGGCGGAACTGACGCATTCGGCGATCGCGGCGTTTGTCGCGAGCGGCATGGCGGACGTCGGCTTCGGTGTCGAGCCGGCTGCGCATCACTTCGGGCTCGACTTCATTCCAGTCGTCGACGAGGACTATTACTTCGCTTGCGATCGGACGCGACTGCAGCGGCCGCCGCTTGCGACCGTGATCGATTTGCTGCGCGGCGAGCCGTTCGTGAGCAGCGTCGCGCGGCTCGCAGGCTACGATCCGGTTGAATGTGGAAAAGTATTCGATCTGGATGCGGGGTTGCGCGGCACCGACGCGTAA
- a CDS encoding NAD(P)H-dependent oxidoreductase subunit E, translated as MDDPTALAPEALVQRHAQPGMSLLAVLHAIQDETGFVPPAAVGPLARAMNLSRAEVHGVITYYHHFRTAPPAPVTVQLCRAEACRSMGTEALAQHIEARTGCHFNDAHGEHNKHSAVGLESVYCLGQCALSPAMTINGTLHAKVTPQKFDALFEAAMSTVAASTNDHMEQTA; from the coding sequence TTGGACGACCCCACCGCCCTCGCACCGGAGGCGCTCGTGCAGCGTCACGCGCAGCCCGGCATGTCGCTGCTCGCCGTGCTGCACGCCATCCAGGACGAAACCGGTTTCGTGCCGCCGGCCGCGGTCGGACCGCTTGCCCGCGCGATGAACCTGTCGCGTGCCGAAGTGCATGGCGTCATCACCTACTACCACCATTTCCGTACCGCACCGCCCGCGCCGGTCACGGTGCAACTATGTCGCGCCGAAGCGTGCCGCAGCATGGGCACCGAAGCGCTTGCGCAACACATCGAAGCGCGCACCGGTTGCCACTTCAACGATGCGCACGGCGAACACAACAAGCACAGCGCGGTGGGACTCGAATCCGTGTATTGCCTCGGCCAGTGCGCACTGTCGCCAGCGATGACGATCAACGGTACGTTGCACGCTAAAGTCACGCCGCAAAAATTCGATGCCCTCTTCGAGGCCGCCATGAGTACGGTCGCCGCCAGCACGAATGACCACATGGAGCAAACAGCATGA
- the ubiG gene encoding bifunctional 2-polyprenyl-6-hydroxyphenol methylase/3-demethylubiquinol 3-O-methyltransferase UbiG, whose translation MTNADPHELQKFSDLAHRWWDPNAEFKPLHELNPVRLKWIDAHAALAGKRVLDIGCGGGILSESMAGLGATVKGIDLSSQALGVADLHSLESGVTVDYEEIAAEALAAREPATYDVVTCMEMLEHVPEPAAVVAACATLVKPGGWVFFSTLNRNVKSYLFAVIGAEYLAQMLPKGTHDYARFIRPSELAGFVRAAALHTQEIKGIAYRPLSKHFALSDDTSVNYMLACRREA comes from the coding sequence ATGACCAATGCCGACCCCCACGAACTGCAGAAATTCAGCGATCTCGCGCATCGCTGGTGGGATCCGAACGCCGAATTCAAACCGCTGCATGAACTGAATCCCGTCCGGCTCAAGTGGATCGACGCGCATGCGGCGCTTGCCGGTAAGCGGGTGCTCGATATCGGCTGCGGCGGGGGCATTTTGTCGGAGTCGATGGCCGGACTGGGGGCGACGGTTAAGGGCATCGACCTGTCGTCGCAGGCACTGGGCGTTGCCGATCTGCACAGCCTCGAAAGCGGCGTCACCGTCGACTACGAAGAAATCGCCGCCGAAGCCCTCGCCGCCCGCGAACCCGCCACCTACGACGTCGTGACCTGCATGGAAATGCTCGAACACGTGCCCGAGCCGGCAGCCGTCGTCGCCGCATGCGCGACACTCGTGAAGCCGGGCGGCTGGGTGTTCTTCTCGACGCTCAATCGCAACGTCAAGTCGTATCTGTTCGCGGTGATCGGCGCCGAATACCTCGCGCAGATGCTGCCGAAGGGCACCCACGACTACGCGCGCTTCATTCGCCCGTCGGAGCTGGCCGGATTCGTACGGGCCGCTGCCCTGCATACGCAGGAGATCAAAGGTATCGCCTACCGTCCGCTCAGCAAGCATTTCGCGTTGTCCGACGATACGAGCGTCAACTACATGCTCGCGTGTCGTCGCGAAGCCTGA
- the ompA gene encoding outer membrane protein OmpA has protein sequence MNKLSKLAFIAATAVMAASASAQSVPASRQAVNDNWVNGTGEYVWMNGTNELCWRDAFWTPATANAKCDGALVAQAPTPPANVPPPPALTSQKITYQADALFDFDKAILKPAGKAKLDDLASKIQGVNLEVVVATGYTDRIGSDKYNDRLSLRRAQAVKAYLVSRGIEANRIYTEGKGKRNPVTTGCNQRNRKQLIACLAPDRRVEVEVVGTSKQ, from the coding sequence ATGAATAAACTTTCAAAGCTCGCGTTCATTGCAGCTACCGCAGTAATGGCTGCATCGGCTTCGGCACAATCGGTGCCGGCATCGCGACAAGCCGTGAACGACAACTGGGTGAACGGTACCGGCGAATACGTGTGGATGAACGGCACGAACGAGCTTTGCTGGCGCGACGCGTTCTGGACGCCGGCAACGGCTAACGCGAAGTGCGATGGCGCACTGGTCGCCCAGGCTCCGACCCCGCCGGCTAACGTGCCGCCGCCGCCGGCTCTGACCAGCCAGAAGATCACGTATCAAGCCGACGCACTGTTCGACTTCGACAAGGCAATCCTGAAGCCGGCTGGCAAGGCGAAGCTTGACGACCTCGCCTCGAAGATTCAGGGCGTGAACCTCGAAGTCGTCGTGGCAACGGGTTACACCGACCGCATCGGCTCGGACAAGTACAACGACCGTCTGTCGCTGCGCCGTGCTCAAGCTGTGAAGGCTTACCTGGTTAGCCGTGGCATCGAAGCCAACCGCATCTACACGGAAGGCAAGGGCAAGCGTAACCCGGTTACGACGGGTTGCAACCAGCGCAACCGCAAGCAACTCATCGCCTGCCTCGCACCGGATCGCCGCGTGGAAGTCGAAGTTGTCGGTACTTCGAAGCAGTAA
- the gph gene encoding phosphoglycolate phosphatase (PGP is an essential enzyme in the glycolate salvage pathway in higher organisms (photorespiration in plants). Phosphoglycolate results from the oxidase activity of RubisCO in the Calvin cycle when concentrations of carbon dioxide are low relative to oxygen. This enzyme is a member of the Haloacid Dehalogenase (HAD) superfamily of aspartate-nucleophile hydrolase enzymes (PF00702).) codes for MSDPTPLPQREGDDASIGLCQAVLFDLDGTLADTAPDLAAAVNKMRHERGLEMVPLETLRPLASAGARGLIGGAFSIGPEHLDFTSMREEFLANYEADLCIETTLFPGIDAVLDDLDARGVRWGIVTNKASRLTGPLVALLGLDTRAASVVSGDTTPHAKPHPAPLLHAARELRIAPERIVYVGDDLRDVQAGFAAGMVTVAAAYGYCGTDLPPTRWHAQHVVDSPAELQRLLREIG; via the coding sequence ATGAGCGACCCCACGCCCCTGCCGCAACGTGAAGGCGACGATGCGTCGATTGGCCTCTGCCAGGCTGTCCTGTTCGATCTCGACGGCACGCTCGCCGATACCGCGCCCGACCTCGCAGCTGCCGTCAACAAGATGCGCCACGAACGCGGCCTCGAGATGGTGCCGCTCGAAACGCTGCGCCCGCTTGCATCCGCAGGCGCGCGCGGTCTGATCGGTGGAGCATTTTCGATCGGCCCCGAGCATCTCGACTTCACGTCGATGCGCGAAGAGTTTCTCGCGAACTACGAAGCGGATCTGTGCATCGAAACGACGCTCTTTCCCGGCATCGATGCCGTGCTCGACGATCTCGATGCGCGCGGCGTGCGTTGGGGCATCGTGACGAACAAGGCCTCCCGGCTGACCGGTCCGCTCGTCGCGCTGCTTGGTCTCGATACGCGCGCAGCGAGTGTGGTGAGCGGTGATACGACACCGCATGCGAAGCCGCATCCCGCACCGCTTCTGCATGCCGCGCGCGAGCTGCGTATCGCGCCGGAGCGGATCGTTTATGTCGGCGACGATCTGCGCGACGTGCAAGCGGGCTTCGCGGCGGGCATGGTGACCGTTGCAGCTGCCTACGGCTACTGCGGCACCGACCTGCCGCCGACACGCTGGCATGCGCAACATGTCGTCGATTCGCCTGCGGAACTGCAGCGGCTGCTGCGCGAGATCGGTTAA